One window from the genome of Enterobacteriaceae bacterium Kacie_13 encodes:
- a CDS encoding DUF2236 domain-containing protein, whose translation MLSIKSLLRRKIERQVLSISGLALGGIDFDKPAGNPGLFGPESVTWRVHGDFTSMLCGGVSALLLQMLHPLALAGVWDHSSFREDMLGRLRRTSQFVSGTTFAPTGDANALIDKVKSIHLRVTGTDAHGTPYAASDPDLLVWVHVTEAYSFLKSHLRYRNPALSLTDQNRYYQEFARVAESLGSAKVPDSVSAVDAYLQAMRPQLRCDDRTQEVVRLLQNAPAPSHLAKPAGSLLIQAGVDLLPDWASKQLGISLSPLKRNSVRFGTRYIARLLRWAVRNGSWHRAMRRMGRL comes from the coding sequence GTTAGGCGGTATAGACTTTGATAAACCGGCAGGTAACCCGGGTCTGTTTGGGCCGGAAAGCGTGACCTGGCGGGTTCATGGCGATTTTACTTCCATGCTGTGCGGCGGCGTCAGTGCGTTGCTGTTGCAGATGCTTCACCCGCTGGCGCTCGCCGGTGTCTGGGATCACTCCTCATTTCGCGAAGACATGCTGGGCCGTCTGCGGCGCACCAGCCAGTTCGTTTCCGGCACCACTTTTGCGCCAACAGGCGACGCTAATGCTTTAATCGACAAAGTAAAATCCATTCATTTACGGGTGACCGGTACCGATGCGCACGGCACGCCTTATGCCGCGAGCGATCCGGACTTACTGGTCTGGGTGCATGTCACCGAAGCCTACAGTTTTCTAAAATCCCATCTGCGTTACCGTAACCCGGCCCTGAGTCTGACGGATCAAAACCGCTATTATCAGGAATTCGCACGGGTGGCGGAAAGTCTTGGTTCGGCCAAAGTGCCGGACAGCGTATCAGCGGTCGACGCTTATTTACAGGCGATGCGCCCGCAGCTGCGCTGTGACGATCGGACACAGGAAGTGGTGAGATTGTTGCAGAACGCGCCCGCGCCCAGCCATCTGGCGAAACCGGCAGGCAGCCTGCTGATTCAGGCGGGAGTCGATCTTCTGCCTGACTGGGCGTCGAAACAGCTGGGGATTTCCCTTTCCCCGTTGAAACGCAATTCTGTCCGTTTTGGTACTCGTTACATCGCGCGCTTATTGCGCTGGGCGGTACGTAACGGCTCATGGCACCGCGCCATGCGACGGATGGGACGTTTATGA